The DNA segment GTTGGACAGCGTAATCGGCAATCGCTGGACGGTATGCCTGATAGACGACGATGGTGGGTTGGCCTTTCAGTTCGCCGCGTTGGGCCAGGATGTGGCGGCCTGTCTGCGGCCACCTCGCGGTCTGTGCAGCGTGGAGTTCGGTAGCCAGGGTCATGGCCCAGCATGTTGCCGCGCCCAGCCATCCGACAAGCGCCAGACGGCTTAGCCGCCGCGTCCGTGTGGCCGATGTGCCTGCCCGCTGCATCGCCAACAATACCCGCATGACTGAGAAACAACTTTCGCACCGCCTGTCCTATCTGCTGAGGCACGCGCCACACGAGGCGGGCCTGACCCTGCAACCCGGCGGCTGGGTGCCGCTGAAGCCGCTGCTGGCGCATCTGCATGTGACGCGCGAGGAAGTTGAGCGGGTGGTGACGGCTTCCGACAAGCAGAGGTTTGCACTGGATGGGGAACGCATCCGGGCCAATCAGGGGCACAGCGTCCAAGTTGATCTGGAGCTGACGCCGCAGACGCCACCCGCCGTGCTGTACCACGGCACGTTTCCTGGCGCGCTGACCGCCATCCGGCGCGAGGGCCTGAAGCCCATGAACCGCCATCACGTCCACCTCTCGCCGGATACGGAGACAGCCCGTAGAGTGGGAGCGCGGCGTGGGCCAGCCGTGGTTCTGACCATTCGGGCTGACCGGATGGACGCGGCGGGGCATCTGTTTTACAAGTCGGAGAACGGCGTGTGGCTGGTGGATGGGGTGCCAGCGGAGTTTCTGCTGGAGCCGTGACGGTGAGGGGAGGCTGGGTTGAGATGTTGTTCAGGCAGCCCCACCCCCCCAGCCCCCTCCCCCATATGGGCAGGGGGAGCAGCGCTGCGCCAGGCAGGAGGATTGGGCATTCTGGGTGGGAGTGGGCGGCGGCCTCCGGGTCTGATGCTGTTCTTCATGACGCTGCGTGCGGCCCGTGTGCTACGCGCCCGACGGCCTTCAGTTGCCGCTTCGGCATTGTGTTCGTGTCTCCAAACAAGATGGCTTGGCCTTTTCCCCTCTCCACTTGAGGGAGAGGGAGGGAGTCGCGTAGCGATGGAAGGGTGAGTCGCAGACCTGCTTGCAGAGGGGGCCACCAGGCAAACTTTTTTCCACCACTCCAGCAATGAG comes from the Deinococcus sp. AJ005 genome and includes:
- a CDS encoding RNA 2'-phosphotransferase, whose translation is MTEKQLSHRLSYLLRHAPHEAGLTLQPGGWVPLKPLLAHLHVTREEVERVVTASDKQRFALDGERIRANQGHSVQVDLELTPQTPPAVLYHGTFPGALTAIRREGLKPMNRHHVHLSPDTETARRVGARRGPAVVLTIRADRMDAAGHLFYKSENGVWLVDGVPAEFLLEP